A region of Saccopteryx leptura isolate mSacLep1 chromosome X, mSacLep1_pri_phased_curated, whole genome shotgun sequence DNA encodes the following proteins:
- the FLNA gene encoding filamin-A isoform X2 → MSSSHSRAGQSAAGAAPGGGTDTRDAEMPATEKDLAEDAPWKKIQQNTFTRWCNEHLKCVSKRIANLQTDLSDGLRLIALLEVLSQKKMHRKHNQRPTFRQMQLENVSVALEFLDRESIKLVSIDSKAIVDGNLKLILGLIWTLILHYSISMPMWDEEEDEEAKKQTPKQRLLGWIQNKLPQLPITNFSRDWQSGRALGALVDSCAPGLCPDWDSWDASKPVNNAREAMQQADDWLGIPQVITPEEIVDPNVDEHSVMTYLSQFPKAKLKPGAPLRPKLNPKKARAYGPGIEPTGNMVKKRAEFTVETRSAGQGEVLVYVEDPAGHQEEAKVTANNDKNRTFSVWYVPEVTGTHKVTVLFAGQHIAKSPFEVYVDKSQGDASKVTAQGPGLEPSGNIANKTTYFEIFTAGAGSGEVEVTIQDPAGQKGTVETQLEARGDSTYRCSYQPTMEGVHTVHVTFAGVPIPRSPYTVTVGQACNPGACRAVGRGLQPKGVRVKETADFKVYTKGAGSGELKVIVKGPKGEERVKQKDLGDGVFGFEYYPTVPGTYTVTITWGGQNIGRSPFEVKVGTECGNQKVRAWGPGLEGGIVGKSADFVVEAIGDDVGTLGFSVEGPSQAKIECDDKGDGSCDVRYWPQEAGEYAVHVLCNSEDIRLSPFMADIREAPQDFHPDRVKARGPGLEKTGVAVNKPAEFTVDAKHGGKAPLRVQVQDNEGCPVEASVKDNGNGTYSCSYVPRKPVKHTAMVSWGGVSIPNSPFRVNVGAGSHPNKVKVYGPGVAKTGLKAHEPTYFTVDCTEAGQGDVSIGIKCAPGVVGPAEADIDFDIIRNDNDTFTVKYTPRGAGSYTIMVLFADQATPTSPIRVKVEPSHDASKVKAEGPGLSRTGVELGKPTHFTVNAKAAGKGKLDVQFSGLAKGDAVHDVDIIDHHDNTYTVKYTPVQQGPVGISVTYGGDPIPKSPFSLGVSPSLDLSKIKVSGLGEKVDVGKDQEFTVKSKGAGGQGKVASKIVGPSGASVPCKVEPGLGADNSVVRFVPREEGSYEVEVTYDGVPVPGSPFPLEAVPPTKPSKVKAFGPGLQGGSAGSPARFTIDTKGAGTGGLGLTVEGPCEAQLECLDNGDGTCSVSYVPTEPGDYNINILFADTHIPGSPFKAHVVPCFDASKVKCSGPGLERATAGEAGQFHVDCSSAGSAELTIEIRSEAGLPAEVHIQDHGDGTHTITYIPLCPGAYTVTIKYGGQPVPNFPSKLQVEPAVDTSGVQCYGPGIEGQGVFREATTEFSVDARALTKTGGPHVKARVANPSGNLTETYVQDCGDGTYKVEYTPYEEGLHSVDVTYDGSPVPSSPFQVPVTEGCDPSRVRVHGPGIQSGTTNKPNKFTVETRGAGTGGLGLAVEGPSEAKMSCMDNKDGSCSVEYIPYEAGTYSLNVTYGGHQVPGSPFKVPVHDVTDATKVKCSGPGLSPGMVRANLPQSFQVDTSKAGVAPLQVKVQGPKGLAEPVEVVDNADGTQTVNYVPSREGPYSISVLYGDEEVPRSPFKVKVLPTHDASKVKASGPGLNTTGVPASLPVEFTIDAKDAGEGLLAVQITDPEGKPKKTHIQDNHDGTYTVAYVPDVTGRYTILIKYGGDEIPFSPYRVRAVPTGDASKCTVTGAGIGPTIQIGEETVITVDTKAAGKGKVTCTVCTPDGSEVDVDVVENEDGTFDIFYTAPQPGKYVICVRFGGEHVPNSPFQVTALAGDQPTAQPPLRPQQLAPSYTYAQGGQQTWAPERPMVGVNGLDVTSLRPFDLVIPFTIKKGEITGEVRMPSGKVAQPAITDNKDGTVTVRYAPSEAGLHEMDIRYDNMHIPGSPLQFYVDYVNCGHVTAYGPGLTHGVVNKPAVFTVNTKDAGEGGLSLAIEGPSKAEISCTDNQDGTCSVSYLPVLPGDYSILVKYNEQHIPGSPFTARVTGDDSMRMSHLKVGSAADIPINISETDLSLLTATVVPPSGREEPCLLKRLRNGHVGISFVPKETGEHIVHVKKGGQHVASSPIPVMISQSEIGDASRVRVSGQGLHEGHTFEPAEFIIDTRDAGYGGLSLSIEGPSKVDINTEDLEDGTCRVTYCPTEPGNYIINIKFADQHVPGSPFSVKVTGEGRVKESITRRRRAPSVANVGSHCDLSLKIPEISIQDMTAQVTSPSGKSHEAEIVEGENHTYCIRFVPAEMGMHTVSVKYKGQHVPGSPFQFTVGPLGEGGAHKVRAGGPGLERAEAGVPAEFSIWTREAGAGGLAIAVEGPSKAEISFEDRKDGSCGVAYVVQEPGDYEVSVKFNDEHIPDSPFVVPVASPSGDARRLTVSSLQESGLKVNQPASFAVSLNGAKGAIDAKVHSPSGALEECYVTEIDQDKYAVRFIPRENGVYLIDVKFNGTHIPGSPFKIRVGEPGHGGDPGLVSAYGAGLEGGVTGSPAEFIVNTSNAGAGALSVTIDGPSKVKMDCQECPEGYRVTYTPMVPGSYLISIKYGGPYHIGGSPFKAKVTGPRLVSNHSLHETSSVFVDSLTKTASVPQHGAPGPGPTDASKVLAKGLGLSKAYVGQKSSFTVDCSKAGNNMLLVGVHGPRTPCEEILVKHVGSRLYSVSYLLKDKGEYTLVVKWGDEHIPGSPYRVLVP, encoded by the exons ACAGCAAGGCCATTGTGGATGGGAACCTGAAGCTGATCTTGGGCCTCATCTGGACCCTGATTCTGCACTACTCCATCTCCATGCCCATgtgggatgaggaggaggatgaagaagCCAAGAAACAAACGCCTAAGCAGAGGCTCCTGGGCTGGATCCAGAATAAGCTGCCACAGCTGCCCATCACCAACTTTAGTCGGGACTGGCAGAGTGGCAGAGCCCTGGGCGCCCTTGTTGATAGCTGTGCCCCGG gcctgtgtcctgactgggactcCTGGGATGCCAGCAAGCCTGTGAACAATGCGCGGGAAGCCATGCAGCAGGCCGATGACTGGCTGGGCATCCCTCAG GTGATCACCCCCGAGGAGATTGTGGACCCCAATGTGGATGAACACTCCGTCATGACCTACCTATCCCAGTTTCCTAAGGCTAAGCTGAAGCCAGGGGCTCCCCTGAGGCCCAAACTGAACCCAAAGAAAGCCCGAGCCTATGGGCCAG GCATCGAGCCCACAGGCAATATGGTGAAGAAGCGGGCAGAGTTCACTGTGGAGACCAGAAGTGCTGGCCAGGGAGAGGTGCTAGtgtatgtggaggacccagctGGACACCAGGAGGAG GCAAAAGTGACTGCCAATAACGACAAGAACCGTACCTTCTCTGTCTGGTATGTCCCCGAGGTGACGGGGACTCACAAG GTCACTGTGCTCTTTGCTGGCCAACATATCGCCAAGAGCCCCTTTGAGGTGTATGTGGACAAGTCCCAGGGTGATGCCAGCAAAGTGACTGCCCAGGGCCCCGGCCTGGAGCCCAGTGGCAACATCGCCAACAAGACCACGTACTTTGAGATCTTTACAGCAG GAGCTGGCTCAGGTGAGGTAGAGGTCACGATCCAGGACCCAGCAGGACAAAAGGGGACTGTGGAGACTCAGCTGGAGGCCAGGGGTGATAGCACGTATCGCTGCAGCTACCAGCCCACCATGGAGGGTGTCCATACGGTGCATGTCACCTTCGCTGGCGTGCCCATCCCTCGAAGCCCCTACACTGTTACTGTTGGCCAAG CATGTAACCCAGGTGCCTGCCGTGCTGTCGGCCGGGGCCTCCAGCCCAAGGGTGTGCGGGTGAAGGAGACTGCTGACTTCAAGGTGTACACGAAGGGCGCAGGCAGCGGGGAGCTGAAGGTCATTGTGAAGGGTCCAA AGGGTGAGGAGCGTGTGAAACAGAAGGACCTGGGGGATGGTGTTTTTGGCTTCGAGTATTACCCCACAGTCCCCGGCACATACACTGTCACAATCACATGGGGTGGCCAGAACATCGGGCGCAG TCCTTTCGAGGTGAAGGTGGGCACTGAGTGTGGCAATCAGAAGGTGCGGGCCTGGGGTCCCGGGCTGGAGGGTGGTATCGTTGGCAAGTCAGCAGACTTCGTGGTGGAGGCCATTGGGGACGATGTAGGCACCCTCG GATTCTCGGTGGAAGGCCCATCACAGGCCAAGATTGAATGTGATGACAAGGGAGATGGCTCCTGTGACGTGCGCTACTGGCCCCAGGAGGCTGGCGAGTATGCTGTGCACGTGTTGTGCAACAGTGAGGATATCCGCCTTAGTCCCTTCATGGCTGACATCCGAGAGGCACCGCAGGACTTCCATCCAGACAGG GTAAAGGCACGTGGCCCTGGGTTGGAGAAGACAGGCGTGGCTGTCAACAAACCAGCAGAGTTCACCGTGGATGCTAAGCACGGCGGGAAGGCCCCTCTCCGGGTTCAAGTGCAG GACAACGAGGGCTGCCCCGTGGAGGCATCAGTCAAGGACAATGGCAACGGCACCTATAGCTGCTCCTACGTGCCCAGGAAGCCCGTGAAGCACACAGCCATGGTGTCCTGGGGAGGCGTCAGCATCCCTAACAGCCCCTTCCGG GTGAACGTGGGAGCTGGCAGCCACCCAAACAAGGTCAAGGTGTACGGCCCAGGAGTGGCCAAGACAGGACTGAAGGCTCATGAGCCCACCTACTTCACTGTGGACTGCACGGAAGCCGGCCAGG GCGATGTCAGCATCGGCATCAAGTGTGCCCCTGGCGTGGTTGGCCCCGCCGAGGCCGACATCGACTTTGACATCATTCGCAATGACAATGACACCTTTACGGTCAAGTACACGCCCCGTGGGGCTGGCAGCTACACCATCATGGTTCTCTTTGCTGACCAG GCCACACCGACCAGCCCCATCCGCGTCAAGGTGGAGCCCTCCCATGACGCCAGCAAGGTGAAGGCCGAGGGCCCTGGCCTCAGCCGCACTG GCGTTGAGCTTGGCAAACCCACCCACTTCACGGTCAATGCCAAAGCCGCCGGCAAAGGCAAACTGGACGTCCAGTTCTCAGGGCTGGCCAAGGGGGATGCAGTGCATGACGTGGACATCATTGACCACCATGATAACACCTACACGGTCAAGTACACTCCTGTACAGCAG GGCCCGGTGGGCATCAGTGTGACTTATGGAGGGGACCCTATCCCTAAGAGCCCCTTCTCGTTGGGGGTGTCTCCAAGCTTGGACCTCAGCAAGATCAAGGTGTCTGGCCTAGGAGAAA AGGTGGACGTTGGCAAAGACCAAGAATTTACAGTCAAGTCAAAGGGTGCTGGTGGCCAAGGCAAAGTGGCATCCAAGATCGTGGGCCCCTCGGGTGCATCCGTGCCCTGCAAGGTGGAGCCTGGCCTGGGGGCTGACAACAGTGTCGTGCGCTTTGTGCCCCGCGAGGAGGGGTCCTACGAGGTTGAGGTGACCTACGATGGCGTGCCTGTGCCTGGCAGCCCCTTTCCTCTGGAAGCGGTGCCCCCTACCAAGCCCAGTAAG GTGAAGGCGTTTGGGCCAGGGCTCCAGGGGGGCAGCGCAGGCTCCCCTGCCCGCTTCACCATCGACACCAAGGGTGCCGGCACGGGCGGCTTGGGCCTGACGGTGGAAGGCCCCTGTGAGGCCCAGCTGGAGTGTCTGGACAACGGGGACGGCACGTGCTCTGTGTCCTATGTGCCCACGGAGCCAGGGGACTACAACATTAACATCCTCTTCGCTGACACCCACATCCCGGGCTCCCCATTCAAGGCCCATGTGGTTCCTTGCTTTGATGCATCCAAGGTCAAGTGCTCGGGCCCCGGGCTGGAGCGGGCAACCGCTGGTGAGGCTGGCCAGTTCCACGTGGATTGCTCTAGTGCGGGCAGTGCCGAGCTGACCATTGAGATCCGCTCCGAGGCGGGGCTGCCCGCCGAGGTGCACATACAGGACCACGGCGATGGCACACATACCATCACCTACATCCCCCTTTGCCCTGGGGCCTACACTGTCACCATCAAATATGGTGGGCAGCCTGTGCCCAACTTCCCCAGCAAGCTGCAGGTGGAGCCCGCAGTAGACACCTCAGGTGTCCAGTGCTATGGGCCTGGCATTGAGGGCCAAG GCGTCTTCCGGGAGGCCACCACCGAGTTCAGCGTGGATGCCCGGGCTCTGACGAAAACTGGAGGGCCGCACGTCAAGGCTCGTGTGGCTAATCCCTCGGGTAACTTGACCGAGACCTACGTGCAGGACTGCGGGGACGGCACCTACAAAGTGGAGTACACGCCTTACGAGGAGG GACTCCACTCTGTGGACGTGACCTACGACGGCAGCCCTGTGCCCAGCAGCCCCTTCCAGGTGCCTGTGACCGAGGGCTGCGATCCCTCCCGAGTGCGTGTCCATGGGCCAGGCATCCAGAGCGGTACCACCAACAAGCCCAACAAGTTCACTGTGGAGACCAG GGGAGCTGGCACGGGGGGCCTCGGCCTGGCTGTAGAGGGGCCCTCTGAGGCCAAGATGTCCTGCATGGATAACAAGGACGGCAGCTGCTCGGTTGAGTACATCCCCTATGAGGCTGGCACCTACAGCCTCAATGTCACCTATGGCGGCCACCAAGTGCCAG gCAGTCCTTTCAAGGTCCCTGTGCATGATGTGACAGACGCAACCAAGGTCAAGTGTTCTGGGCCTGGCCTGAGCCCAGGCATGGTCCGCGCCAACCTCCCTCAGTCCTTCCAGGTGGACACGAGCAAGGCCGGTGTGGCACCACTTCAGGTCAAAGTGCAGGGACCCAAAG GCCTGGCGGAGCCAGTAGAAGTGGTGGACAACGCTGATGGCACCCAGACCGTCAACTACGTGCCCAGCCGGGAAGGGCCCTACAGCATCTCCGTGCTCTATGGGGATGAGGAGGTGCCCCGCAG CCCCTTCAAGGTCAAGGTGCTGCCTACACACGACGCCAGCAAAGTGAAGGCTAGTGGCCCTGGGCTCAACACCACCGGCGTGCCCGCCAGCCTCCCTGTGGAGTTCACCATTGATGCAAAGGATGCTGGGGAAGGCCTGCTGGCTGTCCAGATCACG GACCCTGAGGGTAAGCCCAAGAAGACACATATCCAAGACAACCATGACGGCACATACACGGTGGCCTACGTGCCGGATGTGACCGGCCGCTACACTATCCTCATCAAGTACGGCGGTGATGAGATCCCCTTCTCCCCGTACCGTGTTCGTGCCGTGCCCACCGGGGATGCCAGCAAGTGCACGGTCACAG GTGCTGGCATCGGCCCCACCATCCAGATCGGGGAAGAAACGGTGATTACCGTGGACACCAAGGCTGCGGGCAAAGGCAAGGTTACCTGCACTGTGTGCACACCCGATGGCTCTGAGGTGGACGTGGACGTGGTAGAGAATGAGGATGGCACCTTTGACATCTTCTACACGGCCCCACAGCCGGGCAAATACGTCATCTGTGTGCGCTTTGGCGGCGAGCACGTACCCAACAGCCCCTTCCAAGTGACG GCTCTGGCTGGGGACCAGCCCACAGCACAGCCTCCGTTGCGACCTCAGCAGCTGGCCCCATCATACACCTACGCGCAAGGTGGCCAGCAGACCTGG GCCCCAGAGAGACCCATGGTGGGCGTCAATGGGCTAGATGTGACCAGCCTCAGGCCCTTCGACCTTGTCATCCCCTTCACCATCAAGAAGGGCGAGATCACTG GGGAGGTGCGGATGCCCTCTGGTAAGGTGGCCCAGCCGGCTATCACCGACAACAAGGATGGCACTGTGACTGTGCGCTACGCACCCAGTGAAGCTGGCCTTCATGAGATGGACATTCGCTACGACAACATGCACATCCCAG GAAGCCCCCTGCAGTTCTATGTAGATTACGTCAACTGTGGCCATGTCACAGCCTACGGGCCTGGCCTCACCCATGGAGTAGTGAACAAGCCTGCTGTCTTCACCGTCAACACCAAGGATGCAGGAGAGG GGGGCTTGTCCCTGGCCATCGAGGGCCCATCCAAAGCAGAAATCAGCTGCACTGACAATCAGGATGGGACGTGTAGTGTCTCCTATCTGCCTGTGCTGCCCGGTGACTACAGCATCCTAGTCAAGTACAATGAGCAGCACATCCCAGGCAGCCCCTTTACCGCCAGGGTGACAG GTGATGACTCTATGCGCATGTCCCACCTGAAGGTGGGCTCTGCTGCTGACATCCCCATCAATATCTCGGAGACGGACCTCAGCCTGCTGACGGCCACTGTGGTGCCGCCCTCGGGCCGGGAGGAGCCCTGTCTGCTGAAGCGGCTGCGCAATGGCCATGTGG GGATCTCTTTCGTGCCCAAGGAGACAGGGGAGCACATCGTACACGTGAAGAAGGGCGGCCAGCACGTGGCCAGCAGCCCCATCCCAGTGATGATCAGTCAGTCGGAGATTGGGGATGCCAGCCGTGTGCGGGTCTCAGGCCAGGGCCTCCACGAAGGGCACACCTTTGAGCCTGCAGAGTTCATCATCGACACCCGTGATGCTG GCTACGGTGGGCTCAGCCTATCCATTGAGGGCCCCAGCAAGGTGGACATAAACACAGAGGACCTGGAAGATGGCACATGCAGGGTCACCTACTGCCCCACGGAGCCTGGAAACTACATCATCAACATTAAGTTTGCAGACCAGCATGTGCCTG GCAGCCCCTTCTCCGTGAAGGTGACAGGCGAGGGCCGGGTGAAAGAGAGCATCACACGCAGGCGACGGGCCCCTTCAGTGGCCAATGTTGGCAGTCATTGTGACCTCAGCCTAAAGATCCCTG AAATTAGCATCCAAGACATGACAGCCCAGGTGACCAGCCCATCGGGCAAGAGCCATGAAGCTGAAATAGTGGAAGGGGAGAACCACACGTACTGCATTCGCTTTGTGCCTGCCGAGATGGGCATGCACACGGTCAGCGTCAAGTACAAGGGCCAGCATGTGCCTGGGAGCCCCTTCCAGTTCACTGTGGGGCCCCTAGGGGAAGGGGGAGCCCACAAGGTTCGTGCTGGGGGCCCTGGCCTGGAGAGGGCTGAAGCTGGAGTGCCAG CTGAATTCAGCATCTGGACCAGGGAAGCTGGAGCTGGGGGCCTGGCCATTGCTGTCGAGGGCCCCAGCAAGGCTGAGATCTCCTTTGAGGACCGCAAAGATGGCTCCTGCGGTGTTGCCTATGTGGTCCAGGAGCCAG gcGACTATGAGGTCTCGGTCAAGTTTAACGATGAGCACATCCCTGACAGCCCCTTCGTGGTACCTGTGGCTTCTCCATCTGGTGATGCCCGCCGCCTCACTGTTTCTAGTCTTCAG GAGTCAGGGCTAAAGGTCAACCAGCCAGCCTCTTTTGCAGTCAGCCTGAATGGGGCCAAGGGGGCGATCGATGCCAAGGTGCACAGCCCCTCAGGAGCCCTGGAGGAGTGCTATGTCACAGAGATCGACCAAG ATAAGTACGCCGTGCGTTTCATCCCGCGGGAGAATGGCGTCTATCTGATTGACGTCAAGTTCAATGGCACCCACATCCCAGGAAGCCCCTTCAAGATCCGAGTTGGGGAGCCTGGGCACGGAGGGGACCCAGGCCTGGTGTCTGCTTACGGAGCTGGCCTGGAAGGTGGCGTTACGG GGAGCCCAGCTGAGTTTATCGTGAACACAAGCAATGCGGGAGCTGGCGCCCTGTCGGTAACCATCGATGGGCCCTCCAAGGTAAAGATGGATTGTCAGGAGTGCCCTGAGGGCTACCGTGTCACCTACACCCCCATGGTACCTGGCAGCTACCTCATCTCCATCAAATATGGTGGTCCCTACCACATTGGGGGAAGCCCCTTCAAGGCCAAAGTCACAG GTCCCCGTCTTGTCAGCAACCACAGCCTCCATGAGACATCGTCAGTCTTTGTGGACTCCCTGACCAAGACTGCCAGTGTTCCGCAGCATGGCGCCCCAGGCCCAGGTCCCACTGATGCCAGCAAGGTGCTGGCcaagggcctggggctgagcaagGCCTACGTGGGCCAGAAGAGCAGCTTCACGGTGGATTGCAGCAAAGCGG GCAACAACATGCTGCTAGTGGGTGTGCACGGCCCCCGGACCCCCTGTGAGGAGATCCTGGTGAAGCACGTGGGCAGCCGGCTTTACAGCGTCTCCTACCTGCTCAAGGACAAGGGGGAGTACACACTGGTTGTCAAGTGGGGCGATGAGCACATCCCAGGCAGCCCCTACCGTGTCCTGGTGCCCTGA